The Garra rufa chromosome 18, GarRuf1.0, whole genome shotgun sequence genome window below encodes:
- the kansl2 gene encoding KAT8 regulatory NSL complex subunit 2, with translation MNRIRIHVLPSSRGRVTQAARAQEPQTCSYTQRPCSQPRLEGLEFCIKHVLEDKNAPYRQCSYVSNKNGKRCPNAAPKPEKKEGVSFCAEHARRNALVQQAQMRKASASGPSPEILLSQLSGYSRPETGVHSQEGRSEASRILDEESWSEEEQDPVVLDQTWRGDPDSEDESLDSDHEDPLKHAGVYTAEEVALITREKLIRLQSLYIDQFKRLQHLLKEKKRRYLHSRKIEHETIGSSLLTGPEGLSTKERENLKKLKALRRYRRRYGVEALLHRQLRQRRQAITEGATQQAMRLGQRCISFVEGTRCSNPCLPMTRHCVSHIYQDSSQVLFKMCPGLKDVPCDRPVHMGQSEEPRCPLHLSLPPPMYQPEQESIAPEQLASAPTDMYLSAAELQPTENLPLEFSDDLDVEDEGLQCPPSPLLFDTALALEDQTIREIAEAPMDILTGAEQGDLDGSTQDAELSERDEVSVDDQVESEILEAVGQAVPMQNSSKDSDTKTTDALS, from the exons ATGAACAGGATTCGAATCCATGTGCTGCCGTCCAGCAGAGGTCGAGTGACTCAAGCTGCTCGTGCTCAAGAGCCTCAAACCTGCTCTTACACCCAGAGACCCTGTTCACAGCCTCGTCTGGAGGGCCTAGAGTTCTGCATCAAACACGTGCTTGAAGATAAAAATGCTCCCTACAGGCAATGCAGCTATGTGTCCAACAAAAACGGCAAGCGCTGCCCCAATGCAGCCCCAAAACCAGAGAAAAAAGAGGG GGTGTCTTTCTGTGCTGAACATGCACGCAGAAATGCTTTGGTTCAGCAAGCTCAAATGCGGAAGGCATCTGCTTCAGGACCTTCCCCTGAAATCTTGCTGTCTCAGCTCAGTGGTTACAGTCGGCCAGAAACTGGAGTTCACAGTCAGGAGGGCCGTAGTGAAGCTAGTCGCATACTAG ATGAAGAAAGTTGGAGTGAAGAGGAGCAGGATCCTGTTGTTTTGGATCAGACATGGAGAGGAGACCCTGACAGTGAAGATGAAAGTCTTGACAGTGACCACGAAGACCCTTTAAA GCATGCGGGTGTGTACACAGCAGAGGAAGTGGCACTCATCACACGCGAGAAGCTAATCAGACTTCAGTCCCTCTACATAGACCAATTTAAACGTCTGCAACACTTATTAAAAGAAAAGAAACGGCGCTACCTGCACAGCCGCAAGATTGAACATGAGACAATTG GGAGCAGCCTGTTGACTGGTCCAGAGGGGCTGTCCACGAAGGAGCGAGAGAACTTGAAAAAATTGAAAGCTCTGCGACGATATCGTCGTCGCTATGGTGTGGAGGCTTTGCTGCATCGCCAGCTCCGACAGAGAAGACAAGCCATTACAGAGGGAGCAACGCAACAG GCGATGCGTTTAGGCCAGAGATGCATTTCCTTTGTGGAAGGAACTCGCTGCTCAAATCCATGTCTGCCAATGACACGACATTGTGTCTCTC ACATTTATCAAGACAGTAGCcaagtattatttaaaatgtgcCCCGGTCTGAAGGACGTACCATGTGATCGGCCTGTTCACATGGGACAGTCAGAAGAGCCCCGCTGTCCTCTGCACCTGTCCCTGCCTCCGCCCATGTACCAGCCTGAGCAGGAGTCTATTGCCCCGGAGCAGCTGGCGTCTGCACCCACAGATATGTACCTCAGTGCCGCAGAGCTCCAACCCACAGAAAATCTACCTCTGGAATTCAGTGAT GATCTTGACGTTGAAGATGAGGGTTTGCAGTGTCCACCATCCCCCTTACTGTTCGACACAGCGCTTGCGTTAGAAGACCAAACCATCAGAGAGATCGCAGAGGCCCCAATGGACATTCTTACAGGGGCGGAGCAGGGCGATCTGGATGGCTCTACCCAAGATGCTGAGCTCTCAGAGAGAGACGAGGTGTCTGTGGACGATCAG GTTGAATCTGAGATACTTGAAGCAGTTGGACAAGCGGTTCCCATGCAGAATTCATCAAAGGACTCTGACACGAAAACAACAGATGCCTTATCCTGA
- the tmem240a gene encoding transmembrane protein 240 isoform X1 encodes MHMITTTMIFMILGASVVMAIACLMDMNALLDRFHNYILPHLRGEDRVCHCNCGRHHVHYVIPYDGDHSLVDSSENYFVSDSVTKQEMDLMLGLLLGFCISWLLLWLDGALHCAVRAWRASRYYDTPSWSWLPQFCNLRDLRRRAQLRQLEDSSGNMVHIKQKLYHNGHPSPRHL; translated from the exons ATGCATATGATCACAACCACCATGATTTTTATGATCCTCGGTGCTTCAGTTGTCATG GCGATAGCGTGTTTAATGGACATGAACGCACTCCTGGACCGCTTTCACAACTACATCTTACCGCATTTACGAGGGGAAGACCGCGTCTGTCATTGCAACTGTGGAAG GCATCATGTTCACTACGTAATTCCATATGATGGAGACCATTCGCTCGTGGACTCATCTGAGAATTACTTTGTGAGTGACAGTGTGACCAAACAGGAGATGGACCTCATGCTGGGGCTGTTGCTGGGCTTCTGTATCAGCTGGCTGTTGTTGTGGCTGGATGGAGCTTTGCACTGTGCTGTGAGGGCCTGGAGAGCCAGTCGTTATTATG ATACCCCTTCCTGGTCGTGGTTGCCACAGTTCTGCAACCTCCGGGATCTCCGCAGACGCGCACAGCTGCGGCAGCTGGAGGATTCCAGCGGAAACATGGTGCACATTAAGCAGAAGCTCTATCACAATGGTCATCCCAGCCCCCGCCACCTCTGA
- the mlh3 gene encoding DNA mismatch repair protein Mlh3 isoform X1, with product MIKSLPKDVQAQLRSGVTIFSLQQCVEELILNSIDAGATCVAVKIDIDACKLQVIDNGSGMCLEDMERVGLRYNTSKCNSLEDLENLCFFGFRGEAISSIVSLAEMVEISSRTKLTVKTYVKTFNETNALKVVEAQNVRPSVGTTVSVYNLFHNMPVRRKRMDAVLETERIRQRVEAISLMHPSVSFTVKKENSAHMMIQLSKTSSTYYRFVQIHGLSRAQKLGEVNYNHEQFEMTGHIGREGHYNNSLQFLFVNGRLLLKTRIHKTLNCLLKRVSRQNNSPTAYPLTSSPKQRGGCDLHGVYVLNIKCHYSEYDICLEPAKSLIEFKDWDNVLICIEEGVKAFLTKENLVTEFSMNGSDGASNSPVRNAKTSVAVQNLSAEETHEASDAVSKKDNASGSDVQMMEKVSTNTEIFSSEESDAEKALQGDLSLQTTFVDPTEMNNNCKEDENAVCPNVSHNELPVNNDNNVTGSKNQKISVVDGKEVQDSLKTFCCPNKSSPQKRKLQLNGTEEHKHGFYSTSSKTFRAAPCRKLALSFETGSLDKFKRLFGKDAEKKQPSTEKTSLLNPVSSRKAKDCFVGSTSCLEDLDKPLLRNISGAHSPYSSECSAESSSWNKADKLSLAAKCSYLKLYKNPLSEVSRETDFLTMESSSLPLVQDSCELEESLLEDVLFESTPIVDSVVRDSSQDFPVVTLNEQDTIIPDASFILEDCNKNETSVVGSVNCVDEASVTSQHDPQCANTGNEEDAQGPDSLSTLFSEWSNPVFIRPPEIAVDVTSGQAEGLAVKIHNILYPYRFTKNMIHTMRVINQLDRKFLACLINTTEPEASESSTNEGNLLVLVDQHAAHERVRLEALVTDSYEDDPDTPGKKRLCSSSVTPPLEINVTEEEQRLLRSCQAFLRGLALDVRFPKSESLNVLLERLPTCFVEKESTELRRGRRSVIKTIAEDYLREHIELLHSTGRVRGTLPLTVHNVLASQACHGAIKFNDILSKEECCSLVNSLSSCQLPFQCAHGRPSIVPLADLNHLEDPQDLPKPNLRKLRRMYKSWQLYGKDQSSAQNKT from the exons ATGATCAAAAGTTTGCCCAAAGATGTTCAAGCACAGCTGCGCTCCGGCGTTACTATTTTCTCATTGCAGCAATGTGTGGAGGAGCTCATATTGAACAGCATTGATGCTGGAGCAACATGTGTGGCTGTCAAAATAGATATAGATGCCTGCAAGCTGCAGGTGATCGACAATGGCTCGGGAATGTGTCTGGAGGACATGGAAAGAGTGGGTCTGCGATACAACACAAGCAAATGCAACTCGCTGGAGGATCTGGAAAACCTCTGCTTTTTTGGATTCAGAGGGGAAGCGATTTCCAGCATAGTCTCTCTTGCAGAAATGGTCGAAATATCATCTAGGACTAAGCTGACAGTGAAAACATATGTTAaaacttttaatgaaacaaatgcaTTGAAAGTTGTCGAAGCTCAAAACGTTCGTCCGTCCGTAGGGACGACCGTCTCCGTCTACAATCTCTTCCACAACATGCCAGTTCGAAGAAAGCGAATGGACGCTGTTTTAGAAACCGAACGCATCCGTCAGAGAGTGGAGGCTATATCTCTGATGCACCCTTCTGTGTCATTTACAGTGAAAAAAGAAAACTCAGCCCACATGATGATACAGCTCTCTAAAACAAGCAGTACCTACTACAGATTTGTGCAGATTCATGGCTTGAGCCGAGCTCAAAAGCTTGGAGAGGTCAATTACAACCATGAACAGTTCGAAATGACCGGTCATATCGGCCGTGAGGGTCACTACAACAACAGCTTGCAGTTCCTGTTTGTAAACGGGAGGCTTCTTCTGAAGACACGCATTCATAAAACACTCAACTGCCTTTTGAAACgagttagcagacaaaacaacAGCCCGACTGCATATCCATTAACATCGAGTCCCAAACAAAGGGGCGGATGTGATCTCCATGGCGTCTATGTGTTGAATATCAAATGTCATTACTCAGAGTATGACATATGCCTCGAACCAGCCAAGTCTTTGATAGAGTTCAAAGACTGGGATAATGTGCTCATCTGCATTGAAGAAGGGGTCAAAGCATTCCTTACGAAAGAAAACCTAGTGACAGAGTTTTCCATGAATGGCAGTGATGGTGCATCAAATAGTCCTGTGAGGAATGCAAAAACTTCTGTGGCAGTACAAAACCTCAGTGCTGAGGAAACACATGAAGCGTCTGACGCAGTGTCTAAGAAGGATAATGCAAGTGGTTCAGATGTTCAAATGATGGAAAAGGTGTCAACAAACACTGAAATCTTCTCCAGTGAAGAATCAGATGCAGAAAAAGCACTGCAGGGGGATTTGTCTTTGCAGACCACGTTTGTAGATCCTACAGAAATGAATAACAACTGCAAAGAAGATGAAAACGCAGTTTGTCCAAATGTAAGCCATAATGAATTACCAGTGAACAACGACAACAATGTGACAGGAAGCAAAAACCAAAAAATTTCAGTCGTGGATGGAAAAGAGGTACAAGATAGTTTGAAAACATTCTGCTGTCCAAATAAAAGTTCTCCACAAAAGAGAAAGTTGCAATTAAATGGCACTGAGGAACACAAACATGGTTTTTACTCTACCAGCTCAAAGACTTTCAGAGCTGCGCCATGTCGTAAATTAGCTCTGTCTTTTGAAACGGGATCTCTTGACAAGTTCAAAAGGTTGTTTGGGAAGGACGCTGAGAAAAAACAACCCAGTACGGAAAAAACAAGCCTTTTAAATCCAGTGTCTTCCAGAAAAGCCAAAGACTGCTTTGTAGGATCTACTTCGTGTTTAGAAGATTTAGACAAGCCCTTGCTGAGGAACATTTCAGGAGCTCATTCTCCATATAGTTCTGAATGCTCTGCTGAATCTTCATCGTGGAACAAAGCAGACAAACTATCATTGGCTGCCAAATGTTCCTATTTAAAACTCTATAAAAATCCACTCAGCGAGGTCAGCAGAGAAACAGACTTTCTTACTATGGAAAGTTCATCTTTACCACTTGTGCAAGACTCCTGTGAATTAGAAGAAAGCCTCTTAGAAGATGTTTTATTTGAATCCACTCCAATTGTTGATTCAGTTGTCCGTGATTCTTCTCAAGACTTTCCAGTCGTCACTCTAAATGAGCAGGACACAATAATACCGGACGCTTCCTTTATTTTAGAAGACTGCAACAAGAATGAGACTTCCGTTGTAGGAAGTGTGAACTGCGTTGATGAAGCCAGCGTAACATCTCAGCATGATCCTCAGTGCGCCAACACAGGAAATGAAG AGGATGCCCAAGGTCCCGATTCactatcgactttattctcagaatggAGTAACCCAGTGTTCATACGGCCTCCAGAG atTGCTGTGGATGTAACCAGCGGTCAAGCTGAAGGTCTTGCTGTGAAAATCCACAATATTCTTTACCCCTACCGGTTTACCAAAAATATGATCCACACAATGAGG GTCATCAATCAATTGGACAGGAAGTTCCTTGCTTGTTTGATAAATACAACAGAGCCGGAAGCCTCTGAAAGCAGTACAAATGAGG GAAATCTTCTAGTGTTAGTTGATCAACATGCTGCCCATGAAAGAGTTCGACTGGAGGCATTGGTAACAG ACTCTTACGAGGATGACCCAGACACACCTGGAAAAAAGAGGCTGTGTTCTTCAAGTGTAACCCCACCCTTAGAGATTAATGTAACCGAGGAGGAACAGAGACTTCTGAG GTCTTGTCAGGCCTTCCTGAGGGGTCTTGCTTTAGATGTACGGTTCCCAAAGAGTGAGTCACTGAATGTGTTGTTGGAAAGACTTCCCACATGTTTCGTAGAAAAAGAAAGCACAGAGCTCCGCCGTGGAAGGCGGTCGGTAATTAAAACCATTGCAGAG gACTATCTGCGAGAACACATTGAG CTTCTCCACTCAACAGGAAGAGTGAGAGGAACGCTGCCCCTGACAGTTCATAATGTGCTCGCCTCACAAGCTTGTCATG gAGCAATTAAGTTCAATGACATTTTGAGTAAAGAGGAGTGCTGTAGTCTGGTGAACTCGCTTTCCTCTTGTCAGCTTCCCTTCCAGTGTGCTCATGGAAGACCTTCCATTGTCCCTTTGGCTGATCTTAACCACTTGGAAGATCCACAG GATCTTCCCAAACCAAATCTGAGGAAACTGAGAAGAATGTACAAGTCATGGCAGCTTTATGGAAAAGATCAATCTAgtgcacaaaacaaaacatga
- the tmem240a gene encoding transmembrane protein 240 isoform X2 has translation MDMNALLDRFHNYILPHLRGEDRVCHCNCGRHHVHYVIPYDGDHSLVDSSENYFVSDSVTKQEMDLMLGLLLGFCISWLLLWLDGALHCAVRAWRASRYYDTPSWSWLPQFCNLRDLRRRAQLRQLEDSSGNMVHIKQKLYHNGHPSPRHL, from the exons ATGGACATGAACGCACTCCTGGACCGCTTTCACAACTACATCTTACCGCATTTACGAGGGGAAGACCGCGTCTGTCATTGCAACTGTGGAAG GCATCATGTTCACTACGTAATTCCATATGATGGAGACCATTCGCTCGTGGACTCATCTGAGAATTACTTTGTGAGTGACAGTGTGACCAAACAGGAGATGGACCTCATGCTGGGGCTGTTGCTGGGCTTCTGTATCAGCTGGCTGTTGTTGTGGCTGGATGGAGCTTTGCACTGTGCTGTGAGGGCCTGGAGAGCCAGTCGTTATTATG ATACCCCTTCCTGGTCGTGGTTGCCACAGTTCTGCAACCTCCGGGATCTCCGCAGACGCGCACAGCTGCGGCAGCTGGAGGATTCCAGCGGAAACATGGTGCACATTAAGCAGAAGCTCTATCACAATGGTCATCCCAGCCCCCGCCACCTCTGA
- the mlh3 gene encoding DNA mismatch repair protein Mlh3 isoform X2 yields the protein MIKSLPKDVQAQLRSGVTIFSLQQCVEELILNSIDAGATCVAVKIDIDACKLQVIDNGSGMCLEDMERVGLRYNTSKCNSLEDLENLCFFGFRGEAISSIVSLAEMVEISSRTKLTVKTYVKTFNETNALKVVEAQNVRPSVGTTVSVYNLFHNMPVRRKRMDAVLETERIRQRVEAISLMHPSVSFTVKKENSAHMMIQLSKTSSTYYRFVQIHGLSRAQKLGEVNYNHEQFEMTGHIGREGHYNNSLQFLFVNGRLLLKTRIHKTLNCLLKRVSRQNNSPTAYPLTSSPKQRGGCDLHGVYVLNIKCHYSEYDICLEPAKSLIEFKDWDNVLICIEEGVKAFLTKENLVTEFSMNGSDGASNSPVRNAKTSVAVQNLSAEETHEASDAVSKKDNASGSDVQMMEKVSTNTEIFSSEESDAEKALQGDLSLQTTFVDPTEMNNNCKEDENAVCPNVSHNELPVNNDNNVTGSKNQKISVVDGKEVQDSLKTFCCPNKSSPQKRKLQLNGTEEHKHGFYSTSSKTFRAAPCRKLALSFETGSLDKFKRLFGKDAEKKQPSTEKTSLLNPVSSRKAKDCFVGSTSCLEDLDKPLLRNISGAHSPYSSECSAESSSWNKADKLSLAAKCSYLKLYKNPLSEVSRETDFLTMESSSLPLVQDSCELEESLLEDVLFESTPIVDSVVRDSSQDFPVVTLNEQDTIIPDASFILEDCNKNETSVVGSVNCVDEASVTSQHDPQCANTGNEEDAQGPDSLSTLFSEWSNPVFIRPPEIAVDVTSGQAEGLAVKIHNILYPYRFTKNMIHTMRVINQLDRKFLACLINTTEPEASESSTNEGNLLVLVDQHAAHERVRLEALVTDSYEDDPDTPGKKRLCSSSVTPPLEINVTEEEQRLLRSCQAFLRGLALDVRFPKSESLNVLLERLPTCFVEKESTELRRGRRSVIKTIAEDYLREHIELLHSTGRVRGTLPLTVHNVLASQACHASLPVCSWKTFHCPFG from the exons ATGATCAAAAGTTTGCCCAAAGATGTTCAAGCACAGCTGCGCTCCGGCGTTACTATTTTCTCATTGCAGCAATGTGTGGAGGAGCTCATATTGAACAGCATTGATGCTGGAGCAACATGTGTGGCTGTCAAAATAGATATAGATGCCTGCAAGCTGCAGGTGATCGACAATGGCTCGGGAATGTGTCTGGAGGACATGGAAAGAGTGGGTCTGCGATACAACACAAGCAAATGCAACTCGCTGGAGGATCTGGAAAACCTCTGCTTTTTTGGATTCAGAGGGGAAGCGATTTCCAGCATAGTCTCTCTTGCAGAAATGGTCGAAATATCATCTAGGACTAAGCTGACAGTGAAAACATATGTTAaaacttttaatgaaacaaatgcaTTGAAAGTTGTCGAAGCTCAAAACGTTCGTCCGTCCGTAGGGACGACCGTCTCCGTCTACAATCTCTTCCACAACATGCCAGTTCGAAGAAAGCGAATGGACGCTGTTTTAGAAACCGAACGCATCCGTCAGAGAGTGGAGGCTATATCTCTGATGCACCCTTCTGTGTCATTTACAGTGAAAAAAGAAAACTCAGCCCACATGATGATACAGCTCTCTAAAACAAGCAGTACCTACTACAGATTTGTGCAGATTCATGGCTTGAGCCGAGCTCAAAAGCTTGGAGAGGTCAATTACAACCATGAACAGTTCGAAATGACCGGTCATATCGGCCGTGAGGGTCACTACAACAACAGCTTGCAGTTCCTGTTTGTAAACGGGAGGCTTCTTCTGAAGACACGCATTCATAAAACACTCAACTGCCTTTTGAAACgagttagcagacaaaacaacAGCCCGACTGCATATCCATTAACATCGAGTCCCAAACAAAGGGGCGGATGTGATCTCCATGGCGTCTATGTGTTGAATATCAAATGTCATTACTCAGAGTATGACATATGCCTCGAACCAGCCAAGTCTTTGATAGAGTTCAAAGACTGGGATAATGTGCTCATCTGCATTGAAGAAGGGGTCAAAGCATTCCTTACGAAAGAAAACCTAGTGACAGAGTTTTCCATGAATGGCAGTGATGGTGCATCAAATAGTCCTGTGAGGAATGCAAAAACTTCTGTGGCAGTACAAAACCTCAGTGCTGAGGAAACACATGAAGCGTCTGACGCAGTGTCTAAGAAGGATAATGCAAGTGGTTCAGATGTTCAAATGATGGAAAAGGTGTCAACAAACACTGAAATCTTCTCCAGTGAAGAATCAGATGCAGAAAAAGCACTGCAGGGGGATTTGTCTTTGCAGACCACGTTTGTAGATCCTACAGAAATGAATAACAACTGCAAAGAAGATGAAAACGCAGTTTGTCCAAATGTAAGCCATAATGAATTACCAGTGAACAACGACAACAATGTGACAGGAAGCAAAAACCAAAAAATTTCAGTCGTGGATGGAAAAGAGGTACAAGATAGTTTGAAAACATTCTGCTGTCCAAATAAAAGTTCTCCACAAAAGAGAAAGTTGCAATTAAATGGCACTGAGGAACACAAACATGGTTTTTACTCTACCAGCTCAAAGACTTTCAGAGCTGCGCCATGTCGTAAATTAGCTCTGTCTTTTGAAACGGGATCTCTTGACAAGTTCAAAAGGTTGTTTGGGAAGGACGCTGAGAAAAAACAACCCAGTACGGAAAAAACAAGCCTTTTAAATCCAGTGTCTTCCAGAAAAGCCAAAGACTGCTTTGTAGGATCTACTTCGTGTTTAGAAGATTTAGACAAGCCCTTGCTGAGGAACATTTCAGGAGCTCATTCTCCATATAGTTCTGAATGCTCTGCTGAATCTTCATCGTGGAACAAAGCAGACAAACTATCATTGGCTGCCAAATGTTCCTATTTAAAACTCTATAAAAATCCACTCAGCGAGGTCAGCAGAGAAACAGACTTTCTTACTATGGAAAGTTCATCTTTACCACTTGTGCAAGACTCCTGTGAATTAGAAGAAAGCCTCTTAGAAGATGTTTTATTTGAATCCACTCCAATTGTTGATTCAGTTGTCCGTGATTCTTCTCAAGACTTTCCAGTCGTCACTCTAAATGAGCAGGACACAATAATACCGGACGCTTCCTTTATTTTAGAAGACTGCAACAAGAATGAGACTTCCGTTGTAGGAAGTGTGAACTGCGTTGATGAAGCCAGCGTAACATCTCAGCATGATCCTCAGTGCGCCAACACAGGAAATGAAG AGGATGCCCAAGGTCCCGATTCactatcgactttattctcagaatggAGTAACCCAGTGTTCATACGGCCTCCAGAG atTGCTGTGGATGTAACCAGCGGTCAAGCTGAAGGTCTTGCTGTGAAAATCCACAATATTCTTTACCCCTACCGGTTTACCAAAAATATGATCCACACAATGAGG GTCATCAATCAATTGGACAGGAAGTTCCTTGCTTGTTTGATAAATACAACAGAGCCGGAAGCCTCTGAAAGCAGTACAAATGAGG GAAATCTTCTAGTGTTAGTTGATCAACATGCTGCCCATGAAAGAGTTCGACTGGAGGCATTGGTAACAG ACTCTTACGAGGATGACCCAGACACACCTGGAAAAAAGAGGCTGTGTTCTTCAAGTGTAACCCCACCCTTAGAGATTAATGTAACCGAGGAGGAACAGAGACTTCTGAG GTCTTGTCAGGCCTTCCTGAGGGGTCTTGCTTTAGATGTACGGTTCCCAAAGAGTGAGTCACTGAATGTGTTGTTGGAAAGACTTCCCACATGTTTCGTAGAAAAAGAAAGCACAGAGCTCCGCCGTGGAAGGCGGTCGGTAATTAAAACCATTGCAGAG gACTATCTGCGAGAACACATTGAG CTTCTCCACTCAACAGGAAGAGTGAGAGGAACGCTGCCCCTGACAGTTCATAATGTGCTCGCCTCACAAGCTTGTCATG CTTCCCTTCCAGTGTGCTCATGGAAGACCTTCCATTGTCCCTTTGGCTGA